From the genome of Malus domestica chromosome 04, GDT2T_hap1, one region includes:
- the LOC103433946 gene encoding probable linoleate 9S-lipoxygenase 5: MLHCKHLNPLSFKVNTLVAATSNTPVLLPMSAMKLPGFWSMTDVTRSPRTLTSASAAAKASQNTTTVDDPRLREMEKEKTKTEAGREGKKIKGRVVLMKKNFLGFNDLKASVLDRVHELFRKGVSLRLISSGTELQGEVGKAAYLENWVNTITPLTAEEITFDVSFDWDKKIGVPGALIIRNEHHSEFYLKSVTLEDVPGEDRVHFVCNSWVYPAKKYQKDRVFFANKTYLSGDTPGTLKKFREEELENLRGDNEIRELKEWDRVYGYAYYNNLGNPDKSQEYARPVLGGPINPYPRRGRTGRRPTKKDCDTESRLNFFMSMYVYVPRDEQFGSIKMSDLLAYTLKSVAQFLKPGLHSWLASQLGGKKEFDNFQDVLKLYKGGIELPDGLIKFIRDRIPAEMVKELFRTDGEKFPKFPMPQVIKEDDLAWRTDEEFAREMLAGVNPVAIRRLEEFPPVSNLDRKLYGDQTSKINREHIEHNLNGLSIDEAIKNNKLFILDHHDTLMPYLRRINETSTKIYASRTLLFLQDDGTLKPLAIELSWPHDDGDQFGCESEVYTPSSQGVESSIWQLAKTYVAVNDSGFHNLVSHWLRTHAVIEPFVIATNRQLSVLHPIHKLLHPHFHDTMYVNAVARQILVNAGGLLEKTVFPEKFSMEWSSAIYKNWIFPEQALPVDLIKRGMAVEDPSSPHGVRLLVEDYPYAADGLEVWSAIKTWVKDYCSFYYKTDKAVQMDTELKSWWKELREEGHGDKKDEPWWPKMQTRDELIESCTTIIWIASALHAAVNYGQYPYGGYFLNRPSISRRFMPKEGTPEYEKLKKNPNKVFLETFAPHLQTLLGMALIEVLSRHPADEVYLGRRETAAWTTDTYILQASEKFRKKLEEIEEKIRNMNNDEKLKNRIGPAKIPYTLMYPSSEAGLTGKGIPNSVSI; encoded by the exons ATGCTGCATTGCAAGCATCTCAATCCTTTGAGCTTCAAGGTGAACACACTTGTTGCAGCAACATCCAACACACCAGTTCTGTTGCCTATGAGTGCTATGAAATTGCCTGGTTTCTGGTCGATGACCGATGTCACGAGATCTCCTCGAACGTTGACTTCAGCTTCGGCAGCTGCCAAGGCATCCCAGAACACCACTACCGTTGATGATCCACGCCTCAGAGAAATGGAGAAAGAGAAAACCAAAACTGAGGCCGGTCGCGAGGGCAAGAAGATCAAAGGAAGAGTggtgttgatgaagaagaattTTCTCGGTTTTAATGACCTTAAAGCGTCGGTTCTGGATCGTGTGCACGAGCTGTTTCGCAAAGGGGTTTCGCTGCGGCTCATTAGTTCTG GAACTGAATTGCAAGGAGAAGTTGGAAAGGCGGCGTATTTGGAAAATTGGGTTAACACAATCACACCTTTAACAGCAGAGGAGATTACATTTGACGTTAGTTTCGATTGGGATAAGAAGATTGGAGTCCCAGGAGCACTCATAATTAGAAACGAGCATCACAGTGAGTTCTACTTGAAGTCTGTCACACTTGAAGATGTTCCTGGCGAAGATCGTGTCCACTTTGTTTGCAATTCATGGGTCTACCCAGCTAAAAAGTACCAAAAAGACCGTGTTTTCTTTGCTAACAAG ACATATCTTTCAGGTGATACACCTGGGACATTAAAGAAATTTAGAGAAGAAGAGCTAGAAAACTTGAGAGGAGATAATGAAATAAGAGAGCTCAAGGAATGGGACAGGGTCTATGGCTATGCGTACTACAATAATTTGGGGAATCCAGACAAGAGTCAGGAGTATGCGCGTCCAGTTCTTGGAGGGCCTATTAATCCTTATCCTCGCAGGGGAAGAACAGGAAGACGACCAACAAAAAAAG ATTGCGACACTGAGAGCCGGCTAAACTTTTTTATGAGCATGTATGTATATGTTCCAAGAGATGAACAATTCGGTTCCATAAAGATGTCAGATTTGCTTGCTTACACCCTGAAATCTGTAGCTCAGTTCCTTAAACCTGGGCTACATTCTTGGCTAGCTTCTCAACTTGGTGGGAAGAAGGAGTTCGACAACTTTCAAGACGTACTTAAACTCTATAAAGGAGGAATAGAGTTGCCTGATGGTTTGATTAAATTTATTAGGGATAGGATACCTGCAGAGATGGTCAAGGAACTTTTTCGAACTGATGGCGAAAAATTCCCCAAATTCCCAATGCCTCAAGTGATCAAAG AGGATGATTTAGCATGGAGAACCGACGAAGAATTCGCAAGAGAAATGCTGGCTGGAGTAAATCCTGTAGCCATACGTCGTCTCGAG GAATTTCCACCTGTTAGCAACCTTGACCGAAAACTATATGGGGATCAAACTAGTAAGATAAACAGAGAACACATAGAACATAACTTAAATGGACTCAGCATAGATGAGGCAATCAAGAACAACAAGCTATTCATATTAGACCACCATGATACATTGATGCCGTACCTGAGGCGTATAAATGAAACTTCCACCAAAATATATGCAAGCAGGACCCTCCTCTTCTTACAAGATGATGGGACTTTGAAGCCATTAGCTATTGAATTAAGCTGGCCGCATGACGACGGAGATCAATTTGGCTGCGAAAGCGAAGTCTATACTCCCTCTAGCCAAGGCGTCGAGAGTtccatttggcaacttgctaaAACTTATGTCGCTGTAAATGACTCCGGTTTTCATAACCTCGTCAGCCACTG GTTGAGAACTCATGCAGTGATTGAGCCATTTGTCATAGCAACAAATAGGCAGTTGAGCGTGCTTCACCCAATTCACAAACTTCTGCATCCTCACTTTCACGACACAATGTACGTAAATGCAGTCGCTAGACAGATTCTTGTTAATGCCGGTGGACTCCTAGAGAAAACAGTCTTTCCTGAAAAATTTTCAATGGAATGGTCATCTGCGATATATAAGAACTGGATTTTTCCCGAACAAGCGCTTCCTGTGGATCTGATCAAAAG AGGGATGGCAGTTGAAGATCCAAGCTCTCCACACGGCGTGCGGTTACTGGTTGAAGACTATCCATATGCTGCAGATGGTCTTGAGGTATGGTCTGCAATAAAAACATGGGTTAAAGACTATTGCTCCTTCTACTATAAAACTGACAAGGCAGTTCAAATGGACACTGAACTCAAGTCCTGGTGGAAGGAACTCCGCGAGGAAGGTCATGGCGACAAGAAAGATGAGCCATGGTGGCCTAAAATGCAGACGCGTGATGAGTTGATAGAATCATGCACCACTATCATATGGATTGCTTCAGCTCTTCATGCAGCAGTTAACTACGGCCAGTATCCTTATGGTGGATACTTCCTGAACCGACCAAGCATAAGCCGGCGTTTCATGCCAAAAGAAGGCACTCCGGAGTATGAGAAGctcaagaaaaaccctaacaaaGTATTCTTGGAAACGTTTGCACCTCACCTGCAGACACTTCTTGGCATGGCCTTGATCGAAGTCTTATCAAGGCACCCGGCTGATGAGGTTTATCTCGGGAGGAGAGAAACCGCGGCATGGACAACGGACACATACATACTGCAAGCTTCTGAGAAGTTTAGAAAGAAGCTGGAAGAAATTgaggaaaaaattagaaatatgaACAATGATGAGAAACTAAAAAACCGCATTGGGCCGGCGAAGATCCCATACACTTTAATGTATCCTTCCAGTGAGGCTGGACTCACTGGCAAGGGAATTCCCAACAGTGTGTCAATCTAA
- the LOC103433947 gene encoding probable linoleate 9S-lipoxygenase 5 (The RefSeq protein has 1 substitution compared to this genomic sequence): MMLRAHLKHLSPLNSVVAAAAKTTNPDRATSVNGRPGLLQTTGPMKLLPAGFLCMTDVAKSQPLTVVSSTAKPSQNITVDHHPKDDDKKIKGTVVLMKKNVLELNDLKASFLDRFHELRGKKVSLQLISSVNCDPENGLQGKVGKAAYLEDWITKITPLTAEENAFDITFDWDEEIGVPGAFIIRNEHHSEFYLKSLTLEDVPGEGRVHFVCNSWVYPAKKYKKDRVFFANKTYLSSDTPVPLQKFREEELENLRGDDDDEKRELEEWDRVYGYAYYNDLGKPDKGPEYARPILGGSSEFPYPRRGRTGRQATEKDPKSESPMMLIMSIFVYVPRDERFGHLKMSDAIAYAVKSLSQLVKPDELATLVATQNEFGSLKDVLKLYEGGIELPKGLLKSVRDNIPVETIKELFRTDGEKFLKFPVPQVIKEDKSAWRTDEEFAREMLAGINPVSIRRLQEFPPASKLDRKAYGDQTSRITKEQIAHNLKGLSIDEAIDNNKLFILDHHDSIMPYLRRINATSTKTYASRTLLFLQDDGTLKPLAIELSLPHPDGDQFGCTSNVYTPSSQGVESSIWQLAKAYVAVVDSGYHQLISHWLTTHAAMEPFIIATNRQLSVLHPIHKLLHPHFRDNMNVNALARQVLINAGGILEATLFPAKFSMEWSSAMYKNWVFPEQALPVDLIKRGMAVEDSSSSHGVRLLIEDYPFAADGLEIWSAIKTWVKDYCSFYYKTDETVQKDSELQSWWKELREEGHGDKKDEPWWPKMQTREELIESCTIIIWIASAHHAAINFGQYPYGGYPPNRPSISRRFMPEEGAPEYEELKTDPEKEFLKTMTPELQTLLGMASIEILSRHSADEVYLGQRDSAEWTTDADILQASENFRKKLKEAEESMKRKNKDEKLKNRAGPAKMPYTLLYPSSEAGLTGKGIPNSVSI, encoded by the exons ATGATGCTTCGTGCTCATCTTAAGCATCTCAGTCCCTTGAACTCAGTTGTTGCAGCAGCAGCAAAAACCACCAATCCAGATCGTGCCACGTCAGTCAATGGCAGACCAGGGTTGCTCCAAACGACTGGTCCAATGAAACTACTCCCCGCCGGTTTCTTGTGCATGACTGATGTGGCAAAATCTCAGCCGTTAACTGTGGTTTCATCAACTGCCAAGCCATCCCAGAACATCACCGTTGATCATCACCCAAAAGATGACGACAAGAAGATCAAAGGGACGGTggtgttgatgaagaagaatgttttggaGCTCAACGacctcaaagcttcatttcTTGATCGTTTCCATGAGCTGCGGGGTAAAAAAGTTTCACTGCAGCTCATTAGTTCTGTTAATTGCGACCCTG AAAATGGGTTGCAAGGAAAGGTTGGAAAGGCAGCATATTTGGAAGATTGGATTACCAAAATCACTCCTTTAACAGCTGAGGAGAATGCATTTGACATTACTTTCGATTGGGACGAGGAGATTGGAGTCCCGGGAGCATTTATAATTAGAAATGAGCATCACAGTGAGTTCTACTTGAAGTCTCTCACACTCGAAGATGTTCCTGGCGAAGGTCGAGTCCACTTTGTTTGCAACTCGTGGGTGTACCCTGCTAAAAAGTACAAAAAGGACCGTGTTTTCTTTGCTAACAAG ACGTATCTTTCAAGTGATACACCAGTGCCATTACAGAAGTTCAGAGAAGAAGAGCTCGAAAACTTGAGAGGAGACGACGATGATGAAAAAAGAGAGCTTGAGGAATGGGACAGGGTTTATGGCTATGCCTACTACAATGATTTGGGGAAACCAGATAAGGGACCAGAATATGCGCGTCCAATTCTCGGAGGGTCTAGTGAGTTTCCTTATCCTCGCAGGGGAAGAACCGGAAGACAGGCAACTGAAAAAG ATCCTAAGAGTGAGAGCCCCATGATGCTTATCATGAGCATATTTGTATACGTTCCAAGAGACGAAAGATTTGGTCACTTAAAGATGTCAGACGCGATTGCTTATGCCGTGAAATCGCTATCTCAGCTCGTTAAGCCTGATGAGCTAGCAACTCTAGTTGCCACCCAAAACGAGTTTGGAAGCTTGAAAGATGTACTTAAACTCTACGAAGGAGGGATAGAGTTGCCCAAAGGTTTACTGAAATCTGTTAGGAATAACATCCCTGTAGAGACAATCAAGGAACTTTTTCGAACTGATGGTGAAAAATTCCTGAAGTTTCCCGTGCCTCAAGTGATCAAAG AGGATAAATCAGCATGGAGAACTGATGAAGAATTTGCAAGAGAAATGCTGGCAGGCATAAATCCTGTGTCAATTCGCCGTCTCCAA GAGTTTCCGCCTGCTAGCAAGCTAGATCGAAAAGCATATGGGGATCAAACTAGTCGAATAACCAAAGAACAAATAGCTCATAACTTGAAAGGACTCAGCATAGATGAG GCAATCGATAACAACAAATTATTCATATTAGACCACCATGATTCAATAATGCCGTACCTGAGGAGGATAAACGCAACTTCAACGAAAACATATGCAAGCAGGACACTCCTCTTCTTACAAGATGACGGGACTTTGAAGCCATTAGCTATTGAATTAAGCTTGCCGCACCCCGATGGAGATCAATTTGGTTGCACTAGCAACGTCTATACTCCCTCTAGCCAAGGTGTCGAGAGTtccatttggcaacttgctaaAGCTTACGTGGCTGTGGTTGACTCTGGTTATCATCAGCTCATCAGTCACTG GTTGACAACTCATGCAGCGATGGAGCCATTTATTATAGCAACAAATAGGCAGTTGAGCGTGCTTCACCCGATTCATAAACTCCTTCATCCTCACTTTCGTGACAATATGAATGTAAATGCACTCGCTCGACAAGTTCTCATTAACGCTGGTGGAATACTAGAGGCAACACTCTTTCCTGCAAAGTTTTCAATGGAATGGTCGTCTGCAATGTATAAGAATTGGGTTTTTCCTGAACAAGCGCTCCCCGTAGATCTGATCAAAAG AGGAATGGCAGTTGAAGATTCAAGCTCCTCGCACGGCGTGCGTTTACTGATAGAAGACTATCCATTTGCTGCAGATGGGCTTGAGATATGGTCGGCAATCAAAACATGGGTTAAAGACTACTGCTCCTTCTACTATAAAACTGACGAAACCGTCCAAAAGGACTCGGAACTCCAGTCCTGGTGGAAGGAACTCCGCGAGGAAGGTCACGGTGACAAGAAAGATGAGCCCTGGTGGCCTAAAATGCAGACTCGCGAAGAGCTGATAGAATCGTGCACCATCATCATATGGATTGCTTCAGCCCATCATGCAGCAATCAATTTTGGGCAGTACCCTTATGGTGGATACCCCCCAAACCGGCCAAGCATAAGCCGACGGTTCATGCCTGAAGAAGGCGCTCCTGAATACGAGGAGCTCAAGACAGACCCCGAAAAGGAATTTTTGAAAACAATGACACCTGAGCTGCAGACCCTTCTTGGCATGGCCTCAATTGAAATCCTGTCAAGGCACTCGGCTGATGAGGTTTATCTGGGGCAGAGAGACTCCGCAGAATGGACAACGGACGCAGACATACTGCAAGCTTCTGAAAATTTTAGAAAGAAACTGAAAGAAGCTGAGGAAAGCATGAAGAGAAAGAACAAGGATGAGAAGCTGAAGAACCGCGCTGGACCGGCAAAGATGCCATACACTTTGCTCTATCCTTCCAGTGAGGCCGGACTTACTGGCAAGGGAATTCCCAACAGTGTCTCGATCTAA
- the LOC139195201 gene encoding uncharacterized protein, protein MQFIYVFPGWEGSASDSRVLHDAISRPNGFKVPAGMDNENFLNATQEPKGRRRKWEAFEEEVLLGVLEDFVARKQRCDTGAFKQGTLVEIAKAVNVLCPHSNIKANPHIESKLKKWKKTYSMVVDMINTSGFAWNDVKKCVEVDSDDAWQTYVQRNKEADGWRSKPFPLFDRFAYIFGKDRATGNVAETPAQMVEEQSHDHVGESDIGGENFVSSMNQQSQQSTPSENSQRKRKRAVGSSSDGTEAIISGLKDFYVESGKMMQMVTEALVQGTADHTDIANELEAMGLSPMDQIDALSLILDKPKNVGVFRAIKPELKKVFVQRLLSDNASG, encoded by the exons atgcagttcatatatgtgtttccggggtgggagggttccgcatcagactctagagtgctacatgatgcaattagtaggcctaatggttttaaggtaccagcgg gtatggataacgaaaattttttgaatgctactcaagagccaaaaggaagaaggcgtaaatgggaagcatttgaggaagaagtattactaggagttcttgaggatttcgttgctcggaagcaacggtgtgacaccggtgctttcaaacaaggtactttggttgaaatagcaaaagctgtcaatgttttatgtcctcattcaaatataaaggcaaatccacatattgagtccaagttgaagaaatggaaaaaaacatatagtatggtcgttgacatgataaacacaagtggatttgcatggaatgatgtcaaaaagtgcgttgaagttgacagtgatgacgcatggcaaacttatgtgcag agaaataaagaagccgatggatggagaagcaaaccttttccactgtttgatagatttgcatatatatttggaaaagatcgggctacaggtaatgtagccgaaacccctgctcaaatggtggaggaacaaagtcatgatcatgttggtgaaagtgatattggaggtgaaaattttgtttcttcaatgaaccaacaaagccaacaaagcaccccatctgaaaatagccaaagaaagaggaaaagagctgtgggaagttcaagtgatggaaccgaggcaattatcagtggactgaaagatttttatgttgaaagtgggaagatgatgcaaatggtaactgaagctttagttcaaggtactgcagatcatactgacatagctaatgaacttgaagcaatgggtctctctcctatggatcaaattgatgcattgtctcttattttggataaaccaaaaaatgtaggagtgttcagggcaatcaaaccggaactcaagaaagtgttcgtccaaaggcttttaagcgacaacgcaagcggatga
- the LOC103433949 gene encoding probable linoleate 9S-lipoxygenase 5 → MLQNIVEKLTGHQQNENHGKINGTVVLMKKNVLDFNDFNASVLDRVHELVGQRVSLQLISAVHADDSENGLKGKLGQPAYLEDWITTITPLTAGESAFKVTFDYEEEVGVPGAFLIKNNHHSEFFLKTVTLENVPGEGRVHFVCNSWVYPTEKYTKDRVFFVNKTYLPSETPLPLRKYIEEELVHLRGDGKGELQEWERVYDYAYYNDLGKPDKGAKYVRPILGGSSEYPYPRRGRTGRPPTKTDPNSESSLPLIQSLNIYVPRDERFGHLKLSDFLIYALKSIAQFIKPELESLFDQTPSEFDSFEDVFKLYEGGIPLPEGLLKDIGDNIPAEMLKEIFRTDGAQLLKFPTPQVIKEDKSAWRTDEEFAREMLAGVNPVNIARLQEFPPASKLDPKVYGDQNSTITEEHIKNNLDGLTVDEALKENKLFILDHHDSLMPYLRRINSTSNKIYGSRTLLFLQNDGTLKPLVIELSLPHPDGDQFGCISNVYTPAEQGVEGSIWQLAKAYVAVNDSGVHQLISHWLNTHAVSEPVVIATNRQLSVVHPIYKLLHPHFRDTMNINAFARQILINAGGILETTVFPARYAMELSSVVYKDWNFTEQALPADLIKRGVAVKDKNSPHGLRLLIEDYPYAVDGIEIWFAIRTWVADYCSFYYKTDDIIQKDAELQSWWKELVEEGHGDKKDEPWWPKLQTLEVLVEICTTIIWTASALHAAVNFGQYPYAGYLPNRPTISRKFMPVKGTAEYEELKSNPDKVFLKTITAQLQTLLGISLIEILSRHSTDEVYLGQRDTPEWTADTAPLEAFDKFGKKLEEIEERITSMNNGEKLKNRVGPVKVPYTLLFPTSGGGLTGKGIPNSVSI, encoded by the exons ATGCTGCAGAATATCGTTGAGAAGCTCACAGGCCACCAGCAAAATGAGAATCATGGAAAGATCAATGGGACTGTGGTGCTGAtgaagaagaatgttttggaCTTCAACGACTTCAACGCTTCTGTTCTCGATCGCGTGCATGAGTTGGTCGGCCAAAGGGTTTCTCTGCAGCTCATCAGTGCCGTTCATGCTGATGATTCCG AAAATGGATTGAAGGGGAAGCTTGGACAACCAGCTTATTTGGAAGACTGGATTACCACAATCACACCTTTAACAGCAGGAGAGTCTGCATTCAAGGTTACATTTGACTATGAAGAGGAAGTAGGAGTTCCAGGAGCTTTCTTAATAAAAAACAACCACCACAGTGAGTTCTTCCTCAAGACCGTCACACTCGAAAATGTTCCCGGTGAGGGCCGTGTACACTTCGTTTGCAACTCTTGGGTGTACCCTACTGAAAAATACACCAAAGACCGTGTTTTCTTCGTCAACAAG ACTTATCTTCCAAGCGAGACACCATTGCCATTGCGAAAATACATAGAAGAAGAGCTAGTACACTTGAGGGGAGATGGAAAAGGAGAGCTCCAAGAATGGGAAAGGGTTTATGACTATGCTTACTACAATGATTTGGGGAAACCTGATAAGGGTGCCAAATACGTCCGTCCTATTCTTGGAGGGTCTAGTGAGTACCCTTACCCTCGCCGTGGAAGAACTGGCCGACCACCAACTAAGACAG ATCCTAACAGCGAGAGTAGTCTGCCGCTTATTCAGAGCTTAAACATCTACGTTCCAAGGGATGAAAGATTTGGACACTTGAAGCTGTCAGACTTCCTTATTTATGCCCTGAAATCCATAGCTCAGTTCATTAAACCGGAGCTAGAATCCTTGTTTGACCAAACTCCTAGCGAGTTTGACAGCTTTGAAGATGTGTTTAAGCTCTACGAAGGAGGCATTCCGTTGCCTGAAGGTTTATTGAAGGATATTGGAGACAACATCCCTGCGGAGATGCTGAAGGAAATTTTCCGAACTGATGGTGCACAATTGCTCAAATTCCCAACGCCTCAAGTGATCAAAG AGGATAAGTCTGCTTGGAGGACCGATGAAGAATTTGCAAGGGAAATGCTGGCTGGAGTGAACCCTGTCAACATTGCTCGTCTCCAA GAATTTCCGCCAGCAAGCAAGCTAGATCCAAAAGTTTACGGTGATCAAAACAGTACAATAACCGAAGAACATATAAAGAACAACTTGGATGGACTAACAGTGGATGAG GCACTCAAGGAAAACAAGTTATTCATACTAGACCATCATGATTCACTGATGCCGTACCTGAGGCGGATAAACTCAACTTCGAACAAGATCTACGGTAGTAGAACTCTGCTGTTCTTGCAAAATGATGGAACTTTGAAACCATTGGTGATCGAGTTGAGCTTGCCTCATCCTGACGGAGATCAATTTGGTTGCATTAGTAATGTCTACACACCAGCTGAACAAGGTGTGGAAGGTTCCATATGGCAACTGGCTAAAGCTTATGTGGCTGTCAATGACTCCGGAGTCCATCAACTCATCAGCCACTGGTTGAACACTCATGCAGTGAGTGAGCCAGTTGTAATTGCCACAAACAGGCAACTAAGCGTGGTTCACCCGATTTACAAACTTCTGCATCCTCACTTCCGTGACACGATGAACATCAATGCATTTGCGAGGCAAATCCTCATCAATGCTGGCGGTATTCTTGAGACGACAGTTTTCCCAGCTAGGTATGCCATGGAGCTGTCATCAGTTGTGTACAAGGATTGGAATTTCACTGAGCAAGCTCTCCCTGCAGATCTCATCAAAAG AGGAGTGGCAGTTAAGGATAAAAATTCTCCACACGGCCTTCGCCTACTGATTGAGGACTACCCGTATGCTGTTGATGGGATTGAAATCTGGTTTGCAATAAGAACATGGGTTGCAGACTACTGCTCTTTCTACTACAAGACCGACGATATAATCCAGAAAGACGCCGAGCTCCAATCCTGGTGGAAGGAGCTAGTAGAAGAAGGCCACGGTGACAAAAAAGACGAGCCCTGGTGGCCAAAATTGCAGACTCTCGAAGTGCTAGTTGAAATCTGCACAACTATCATATGGACTGCTTCTGCCCTCCATGCAGCTGTCAACTTCGGGCAGTACCCTTACGCCGGATACCTTCCCAACCGCCCTACTATAAGCCGAAAATTCATGCCCGTAAAGGGAACTGCTGAATACGAAGAGCTCAAGTCCAACCCCGACAAAGTGTTCTTGAAAACAATCACTGCTCAGCTGCAGACACTGCTTGGCATTTCCCTCATTGAAATTCTGTCAAGGCATTCTACTGACGAAGTGTACTTGGGGCAGCGAGACACGCCCGAGTGGACAGCAGACACTGCGCCATTGGAAGCATTCGACAAGTTTGGAAAGAAACTGGAGGAGATTGAGGAGAGGATTACAAGTATGAACAATGGCGAGAAGTTGAAAAACCGCGTTGGACCGGTGAAGGTGCCTTACACTTTGCTGTTTCCTACTAGCGGAGGGGGACTTACTGGCAAGGGAATTCCCAACAGTGTCTCAATTTAA